Proteins encoded by one window of bacterium:
- a CDS encoding diguanylate cyclase — MPTDNWGDHAAIAITVTDADGIITEMNSTSIATFAADGGAKLIGTDVLACHPEPSRTKLAGMYEAHTANHYTIRKNGQKKIIHQLPLMKEGKFCGYVEISIPIPDQLPHFDRD; from the coding sequence ATGCCGACCGATAACTGGGGAGATCATGCCGCTATTGCTATCACGGTGACTGACGCCGACGGCATTATCACTGAAATGAATTCAACTTCGATTGCCACGTTTGCGGCTGATGGTGGAGCGAAACTTATCGGAACCGATGTTCTGGCCTGCCACCCTGAACCCTCGCGAACCAAACTGGCTGGCATGTATGAAGCCCACACTGCCAATCATTACACGATCCGGAAAAACGGACAGAAGAAGATCATCCACCAGCTCCCGCTGATGAAAGAGGGGAAATTCTGCGGCTATGTGGAGATCTCGATTCCGATCCCGGATCAGCTCCCCCATTTCGATCGCGATTAG
- a CDS encoding response regulator — MTGARVLVIDDEQAIRRFLKISLEAESHTFLEAENGESGLVVAATQRPDLIILDLGLPDLDGATVLHRLREWSSVPVIILTVRDSETEKVALLDAGADDYLTKPFGVPELLARVRVALRHKQSGESEPSIRIGDLEIDFADRTVMLRGETVRLTATEYELLRILAQHAGKVVTQRQLLKDVWGPQSVDQSQYLRVYIAQLRKKLERDPGRPEFIITEPGVGYRLRSSDED; from the coding sequence ATGACCGGCGCCCGTGTACTCGTTATAGATGATGAACAGGCTATTCGCCGCTTCCTGAAGATCAGCCTGGAGGCCGAGAGCCACACGTTTCTCGAGGCCGAAAACGGCGAGAGTGGATTAGTGGTGGCGGCGACCCAGCGTCCCGACTTGATCATTCTTGACCTGGGTCTTCCCGACCTCGACGGCGCCACTGTACTGCATCGATTGCGGGAATGGTCCTCTGTTCCGGTTATTATTCTGACTGTCAGGGATTCTGAAACCGAAAAAGTCGCTCTACTCGATGCCGGAGCGGATGATTATCTGACCAAGCCTTTTGGTGTGCCTGAACTGCTGGCTCGGGTGCGGGTCGCCTTGCGGCATAAGCAATCCGGAGAATCCGAACCATCGATTCGCATTGGCGATCTGGAGATCGACTTCGCTGATCGAACAGTCATGTTGCGCGGCGAAACGGTACGACTCACCGCGACCGAGTATGAGTTGTTGAGAATACTGGCACAGCATGCCGGAAAGGTCGTCACACAAAGGCAGTTACTGAAAGATGTTTGGGGGCCCCAATCGGTGGATCAGTCGCAGTATCTCCGGGTCTATATCGCGCAACTTCGCAAGAAACTGGAACGTGATCCGGGCCGACCCGAGTTTATCATAACCGAGCCGGGTGTGGGGTATCGTCTGCGATCAAGCGATGAGGACTAA
- a CDS encoding sensor histidine kinase KdpD — protein MVDAFRPDPDALLAAIKKRDSHARGGKLRVFFGMSAGVGKTFAMLRVAQDRLREGVDLVVGTVDTHGRAETEALLQGLPIIPRKSVTYRDVVLSEMDLDAILTRRPQLVLVDELAHTNAPGSRHAKRWQDVVELLDSGIDVYTTLNVQHVESRKEYVEQITGITVREMVPDTILQRAAQITLVDLTPTELLQRLKDGKVYLGDKAEAASKNFFQEDRLTALREIALRFTAEAVDNQLHGLTAAQQSTGIWKASERLMVAVSHSPHSEDLVRATRRLAFSLDAPWLAVHVDTGANLGDSDREQLARNLNLVRELGGEVVSLTDVDIVEALIQTARQRSVTQLVIGHPAKRRLRDLFGGGSLLDRLAVHATTFDIHILKPMRDTGAAPQKKSLLHFEASPVRYWFMLWVIIAAAGLSALLLPVIGYRAVGFIFLLGVLVVSLFVSVGPTIFAAILAALTWDYFFIPPQRTFHFSEPEDMAMCLALLVGAAVTGTLTSRIRKRERLLRSREQRTNALYQIASAISAASDRRQFASAVSDNLALQVPGEFAIALKNVAGTLEQMSSDLRDSWITGEKEWTVAMWAFEHGKVAGWSTDTLASATARYIPLIGPGEITGVLAYRPHGKSYLTQDEENLLTAASHLLAVAAERELLQERSRQMHQIAESERLYQTILNTVSHELRTPLTAIIGNASALSNDQIATDMTRRQQLSTEIIANAERLNRVVSNLLDMSRLNSGKLVLKRDWHDLSDLISVTLDAHKVALADHLVSVQLEETLPLVRVDFQLFQQALANLLLNAGIYTPPRSRIEISARVIAREIELTVSDSGPGLPQEAIPHLFEMFYRVPGSRTGGAGIGLAITRGIVEVHGGTVSAGNRDSGGACFTIKLPLEMQPQLPYGRSEP, from the coding sequence CTGCTCCAGGGCCTGCCGATCATTCCCCGCAAGAGTGTTACGTATCGCGATGTAGTCCTGAGCGAAATGGACCTTGACGCCATTCTCACACGACGACCACAGCTTGTCTTGGTCGACGAATTGGCTCATACCAATGCGCCCGGCTCACGGCATGCGAAACGGTGGCAGGATGTCGTGGAACTGTTGGACAGCGGGATAGATGTCTATACCACGCTCAATGTCCAGCATGTTGAGAGTCGCAAAGAGTATGTCGAACAGATAACCGGCATCACCGTTCGCGAGATGGTGCCGGATACCATTCTGCAACGAGCCGCGCAGATCACTCTGGTAGACCTGACTCCCACAGAACTGTTGCAGCGCCTCAAAGACGGCAAGGTCTATCTTGGCGACAAGGCTGAAGCCGCTTCAAAGAACTTTTTCCAGGAAGACAGACTGACTGCGCTTCGGGAGATTGCCCTGCGATTCACCGCAGAAGCCGTGGACAACCAACTGCACGGGCTGACTGCGGCTCAGCAAAGCACCGGCATCTGGAAAGCGTCGGAACGTCTGATGGTGGCCGTGAGCCATAGTCCGCATTCCGAGGATCTGGTTCGCGCCACCCGTCGCCTCGCCTTCAGTCTCGATGCACCCTGGCTTGCGGTTCATGTTGACACCGGCGCCAATCTGGGTGACAGCGACCGTGAACAGTTGGCTCGCAATCTGAACCTGGTTCGCGAACTTGGCGGTGAGGTGGTCAGTCTGACCGATGTCGACATTGTCGAAGCGCTCATTCAGACCGCGCGGCAGCGCAGCGTGACCCAACTGGTTATCGGGCATCCGGCCAAACGCAGATTGCGGGATTTGTTCGGCGGCGGTTCACTCCTCGACCGGCTGGCAGTGCATGCCACCACCTTCGACATTCATATCCTCAAGCCGATGCGGGACACGGGCGCGGCGCCACAGAAGAAGTCACTTCTGCACTTCGAAGCATCCCCCGTTCGCTACTGGTTCATGCTTTGGGTTATCATCGCCGCAGCAGGCTTGAGTGCACTTTTGCTCCCGGTGATCGGCTATCGTGCGGTGGGGTTTATTTTTCTGCTCGGCGTATTGGTAGTGAGTCTGTTTGTTTCTGTCGGTCCGACGATCTTCGCGGCTATCCTGGCCGCGCTCACCTGGGATTACTTTTTCATCCCGCCACAACGCACATTTCATTTCTCAGAGCCGGAGGATATGGCGATGTGCCTCGCGCTATTGGTGGGAGCGGCAGTCACCGGCACACTGACCAGTCGCATTCGAAAACGCGAACGGTTGCTTCGCTCACGCGAACAGAGAACAAATGCGCTGTACCAGATCGCCAGCGCCATTTCTGCGGCGAGTGATCGCCGTCAATTCGCCAGTGCGGTCAGTGACAATCTCGCCCTGCAGGTGCCGGGTGAATTCGCGATCGCGCTCAAGAATGTCGCGGGTACTTTGGAACAAATGTCTTCTGACCTCCGTGATAGCTGGATAACCGGCGAAAAGGAGTGGACAGTCGCCATGTGGGCGTTTGAGCATGGTAAGGTTGCAGGCTGGTCGACCGATACGCTGGCTTCGGCAACCGCCCGCTATATCCCTTTGATCGGTCCGGGGGAGATCACCGGCGTACTGGCTTACCGACCACACGGCAAATCATATCTCACTCAGGATGAGGAGAACTTGCTCACGGCGGCGTCCCATCTGCTCGCCGTGGCTGCCGAACGAGAACTGCTGCAGGAACGTTCGCGCCAAATGCATCAGATCGCGGAATCCGAACGACTTTACCAGACAATCCTCAACACCGTATCACACGAGCTGCGAACTCCTTTGACCGCTATCATCGGCAATGCCTCGGCACTCAGTAACGATCAGATTGCGACGGATATGACCCGCCGACAACAATTATCGACGGAGATCATTGCCAATGCTGAGCGACTGAATCGTGTAGTCTCCAATCTGCTCGATATGTCACGACTTAACTCCGGCAAGCTAGTACTTAAGCGCGACTGGCATGACTTGAGTGACCTGATCTCCGTGACGCTCGATGCACACAAAGTGGCTCTGGCGGATCACCTCGTTTCGGTTCAGTTGGAGGAAACGCTTCCGCTTGTCCGGGTAGACTTTCAGCTCTTTCAGCAGGCACTTGCCAATCTCCTGTTGAATGCCGGTATCTACACACCGCCTCGAAGCCGAATTGAGATCAGCGCGCGCGTCATTGCCAGAGAGATAGAGTTGACCGTGTCTGACTCCGGCCCCGGATTGCCGCAGGAAGCAATACCACATCTCTTCGAGATGTTCTATCGCGTTCCCGGCTCCAGGACTGGTGGAGCGGGAATCGGACTTGCCATCACCAGGGGAATTGTGGAAGTTCACGGTGGAACAGTCAGCGCCGGCAACAGAGATTCCGGCGGTGCCTGTTTTACGATCAAACTCCCTCTGGAGATGCAACCGCAACTACCCTATGGCAGGAGTGAGCCATGA